The region TGGTTTTCTTCCGAAAaagttttcacgtaaaatctgtgtgttctattttttctttcttttctttgcaatCTTTCTATATTGCCATTATCGACGTTCAGTTTTTAACAAATTAGTGTTAGAGCTTTTCGAGTTGTTTGTCTCGATCATGGTAATAACGATAATGAAGTATGATATTccactgttggatcgcaacaccagattctCGTTGTGGCGGataaagatgcaagcagttcATGTGCAGATGGATTTGGAGAATGCTCTAGTAGGGTTAGATAAGGTGCCTTtaacattgacggaggaagagaagaaacGTAAAGATCAAAAGGCTTTAACGCAATTACATTTGCATCCGTTGAATGAAATTCTACAGGACGTGATAAAGGAGAAGACTGTTGTTGCATTATGGGAAAAGCTGCAATAGCTATGCATGTCGAACACCTTAACTAGcgagttgcatatgaagcagtgtCTTTatactcatcgtttggaggaaggtgtggtgcgtctgtgcacgaacacttaactaTACTTAAAGAAATTCTCTTGGACCTAAAGGCCATGGAGGTTCATTATGATAAAGAAGATTTAGGGTTAATTCTaatttgttcgttgcccccgtcttattcaacttTTAGAGATACAATTTTGTATTGCCGCAAATCTCTTATAGTTGATGAAGTCTATGCTTCCTTAACATCGTATGACAAGATGAAGTATCTTGTGTCTGGATTCGACTCTtaaggagagggtctcattgttcattGTTGAAGAATACCCTTAAGGGATTTCTTGGAAGAAGTGGAGAACTTATTTGTTGAGAATTCATGTCAAGGTAGAGATTGTTAGAGTCGTGTCatccaaattctaagagattgtttgtaagtcaagttaaacaaatctaacaccatgtttggttgggtgtattggctatgccaatacacccctaatcggtgggccccacttaTTACGCCTCTAATCcgttgtttggttcaatgtattgcgATTACGGGGCTAAACCATTACTCACCTAATCGGTGAAATCCACAAATTTCTAATCCTTCCGTTTTGCTCAGTTTAGATGCTGCTTCAGTTtaccctccctgttttaccctctcAGTCTTCTTCTTTTCAGCTCCCTCTCTGAACATGTATTTAACACCCATTTCCCCATTTCCCGTTTCCCCTCTTCCCCAAATCAAAATCCCTAACCCCGTGCCCGACTGCCCTCCTCCCTTTTTTTCTCAATTCAAAAATCAACCTTCACCTCCAGCACCAATCCACCTCCACCGATCCACCTCCGGTCCTTCACGAATCCACCCATTTCCAGAATCAGAGGTTAGAGCGAAGCTACAAACGTCTTCTACCTTTGAATTTCAAAGGTATATTAACAATGTTTTTTTCTGCTGGAAGCATTCTGTGTGCCAATgccttaagaacaaaaaaaacaCTCTATATCTTTCGTTGTTTTTCTGATTTATTTTTGTTGGGTCTCATTCAATAGCCTATATCAGTTACAGATGAAAAAATTACCGAGATGGTATTGTTTCCAACGATTAACGAGGCATGTCGTGTTTTGGATGAGGGTGTCGTTGCTCGAGCATCAGCCCTTGATGTTGCATCTGTACTCGGAATGAGCTTCCCATCCTACTGGTAACTACTTCGCCACCAATTTTTGTCTCTGCAACTTGAACTCAAGAATAGTCTCTAAAGTTTGGAGAATTTAATGGTTCCCTTGTTAACTACTATAGGATCTACTATTAAGAATCAGTATTTGCTAATAGATTGCCTGCCAAATTCAGTCACTATTTtctataagaaaatgaatttgGTTTCTTGCATTATCTATGTTATAGTTAGTTACATGATCTCTTATTTTCACCATGTCTTATAAAACAATAGCTTTGGTTGCAGTGGTGGTATCATGTTCCGGGCAGATACAGTTGGGTCGAAGCATATCTATTTGAGCCTCAAGAAATGGTCAGAAAGGTACGGTAGCTACTTTAAACCATCGAGATATTTGGAAGAAAGAGCCATGAAAGGCATGCCACTGGTAAGAACTAAGAACTCTTATCCTTATTTTAAAACTTGTTTGAATGGTTCAACAATGTAATTGCATTCATAATGCACATTAAGTTTCAACTCAATCCAATGTTTATATCATATTGATAAAAAATATGGATCGATCTGCATGATTTGCATGAATAGAGTATGGAATATAACTGTCAGATTAAATACACAAATTGTgaagaaaaaattacaaaagcatcaaattaaattagttttataCTAATGTGATATCTACAttccaactcttttttttttcttttgcagagTGTTGCTTAGTTTATTTTGTAAGGCTATATATATAGCTAAGAATGTTTCAATTTCTATGCATCAAATTTCTCCCATACTTCAGTTTTTATaagatttcttttatttaaagcaTTTTGGTATGAAGAGGGTTGTTTTGCTTTCTTTTATTCCAAATGTCATACCAAAATATGACAATAACAATGATTCTGAGTGATTTGTAGTCAAAACAGAGGGTTCTTTTGCTTGTTGAATTTTGATGGACATTACCTTTAGGTGATGCTCACGGTGAAGAATGAAATTCCTGTAGCAACAAAAGGTGTGGTTATGATAAAAGCACAAAAGAACATCACTGATCAGAAGCTAAAAgacttaaaagaaaagaaaatttcccAATGTTTAGATTATGCTTATATCTGTATGGAAATTGTTTGGTCAGGTGAATGAGACCGCCGTTATACATTGCGGTTTTTATAATGAAAATGGTGGTTTTAAAATATCTGATGAAGACAAAAGTTATATGCAAAGTTGCAAAGTTGCGGTTTCTATTTGTGCGTTTGGTGGTGGAGATGATCTTTATCAACCTATAGGAATGTCAGAGGCATCACTTAAAAAGGTGAGATTGTAAATGATGCTGAAGACTTACTTTCGGGATTAGATGTTCAAGATTTTGAATCTTTGCTTAACTTGTACTCTTTGTTGATGTAGGTTTGCTATGTTCAAGATTTTCTGCTTCTACAGAATGGAAGAATCGATTATGGTGAATTTGTTGCCATGGTACTAATTTTCAGTTTGTTGGCAGATTGTACAGCAGATCCAGAATATGATGACTTCATAAAATGCAGAGCAATGATCTTATTCTTTGACATTGACCCAAATACCCAACAGGTATGCTATGCctttactttctacatcattacATCTATTCTAACAAAGAAATTGTTTGGGATTAAGCTTTGGGTTGTGTTGGCTATCACTAGAGCTTCTGGATTGTTAAAGAAATTGCTGGTTTTGATTAATTACATCTATGGTCTGTCCAATAGGAGGATTGAATTGCTTTGCACGTCATCAAGGTCTTTTCTTTTAGAGTTTCTAGTTTGCTTGAGCTTAAAATGTGGATGTGTTTTAGTAGCATTTTGTCTTTATATGTTTCTTACAAAAGTTCCTCTTATGTGCCTTTTACTTTTGTGAATCATGAGGATATTGATAGAACTTGAGCTTCAGTTTAGGTTTCTGGATTGGAGTGTTTCTCCTTGTATTAGGGCTGTTAATACCACCCTGTGTTTATCTCAAAGCTAAAGATACGAGGTGTCAAACTACATTTCTTTCTGCTTTCATTTAAATGGGGCCTGCTTGCTACTGCTGCCATTACTGTATTGAAAACCTTGTTTCTATAGGAAGTCTCCAATGATACCGTAATGTTGTTACTGACTATTATTGCAGTGAGTGTTGGAGCATTTCGGAATTAGTTCGTTTGATTAGTGCTTTTTTTTGCCTCATATTTTGTGTAGATAGCTGTTCTGACTTGCTTGAGCATCATATGTTTCATGTATGTTGAGTGCATTCGTTCAGTCCCTATATTGTGAGCCAAAAATTGGAGGTTATGCTATTTCACTGCTGCTGCTGTTGGCGCTGCTAACTATGAATTCtatttttatcttgaaaacaagttgtggtggttgatcCAGAGGCGTATACCTATGACGATGAGGTGTTAAAGAAAGCTGAAGCTATGGGCAAGCCAGGTCTTGTGGAGATATATGCCAAAGAAGACAGTTTCATCTTTACAGTTGAATCCACTGGTGCGATCAAAGCTTCTCAGTTGGTTCTTAATGCTATAGAAATCTTGAAACAGAAGCTGGATGCAGTTCGCCTGTCTGAGGATACTGTGGAAGCTGATGATCAGTTTGGTGAACTAGGTGCCCATATGCAAGGAGGATGATCTGCTTGTAATTAAGAACTAGCCATTGACATTTGTAGGTTTCAGAAAAGGCGTGTTTACATCTAACTAACTACCTTTTGTTTAAAACTCTTGAGATATTTTGGGTAGAACAGACTACTTGTTTTCCTCGATGAAAATTGTCAGCTATATGCCATCTGTTTTAAACTTAAAAGCCAGCAAAGCATGGACTGGCAAATCTTACTTGTTTTGAACCGATACAGTTGAAactaaattttacttaatttatgtaaatcTTGGCGGTCCAAGAAttctcttatcaacttaaacaTGAAACAAGCCAAAATAATACAATGACACGTTTAATAATCGTCTTCCTTGGCACGTATGTTTGGAACTCGGATTGAGTGTTTATGCAGattataattctcaagttatattttgattttagtaaattcatataagaacattttattattaagaattttatgaaattatatatcattattaaattatatttaatattaattattttaaattgtataatttcatataagaaaatttattatcaagaattttatgaaattatatattattattaaattatatgtaataataattattttaaattatacaaattcatataagataatttattagttataattattttaaattttattaaatcatatattttaattaaaatatatttaatattaattatttcaaattatcttttatagtatcatatattatgatttgagtaaattcatataagaatattaattattaagaattttattaaattatatattttaattataatatatttaataataattatgttaatttatattttatagtatcatatattatgatttgagtaaattcatataagaatattgattattaagaattttattaaattatatattttaattaaaatatatttaataataattatgtttaaatatgattaaattatttattattgataataataatattattaaaatttaaataacaataacaataatcatttaccaaaacaaatttatgctaagggtattctagtcattttagttttttccattatgctattacacctctattccattcaaccaaacacaagattactattacgcctctattccattacattcaaccaaacagtggattagctattacacctctaatccaatacacctctaatcccaatacacctctaatccaatacacctctaatccaatacagcaaaccaaacgcaccctaagagattgcttgcaagtcaagttagacaaaatataatttctttctagaagatttagtggTATAATATATTTTGCATTGATTAGAATTAGgctttttcaacctataaatagatgtgaTTGAAACTATTGTCTAATTGATTTGaattcaacattagtgaattttattcTCCTCTTCCTTCCTGTagttttttcctgaaagggtttcaACGAAAAATCTgtgtattctattttttatttcttttctttgcgATCTTTCTACATTTTTCATTATTGACATTCAGTTTTTAACATAAGTCAAGCTTAAGCCACAGGAAAGCTGAGTCTATCAATTTTTTCTCAAACTTAAGCCACAGAAAAGCTGACCTTTATCAATTTTGTCTCGCTGCTTGAATGCAGGTAACTAGACACTCTGTCCACTTCCTTCTTTAAGCATTCTTCAGACTGCAATTATAATTTAGAATCATCTATGTTAATGAGGGAGAAAAACTTGAAACCTGTGAGAAAAAAATGCAGAAGAGCAGTTAAGCTCTTGCCTTCAGCAAGTAATCTGGACAAGAATCTTCCTCAATCCATTTTGACGCCTTCCGTGAATAGTAATTAGTTGTTTCCTGAAGAAAGCGTGCTTCAAAATCATCTTGATAACGATTCATTTGTCCCAAGCCCATCTCAACAAAAATTTCTAAAGCATTCTTCAGTAATGCTCGGTCTATTTGATCTCCCTCGCGTTCTTTATCAATCTGATAAAAAACAAAACCATCACTCTTAGTTTTTattcaaattgaaacaaaaaatacAATTAACCTCGAAAAAATGATGTAAACTTACAAGGGAGAGTACAATATCTTGGATTGTGGGATGCACGTCCTCGTATACCTGAAAAAACAGATGGTACACaatgtatattttaaaagataggcagcaaaaatttgaaaattgaagtCATTACAGAATATTCAGTATTGGATAAAGGTGTCATTATAAAAGCTAATAACAAACCAAATTAAGGAAGCAGGTCGTCCCAACTTCATTAAGTGCGGGGACTGATTTCTGGATAATGAAGTAGCGATCAAGGTAATGGAAGAAGCGTGTTAGCCACTTGACCATTATTTTATGATTCAGCCATCTTTCAACAAGCTCCCTTAGCATGAACTCATCATGCTTGTCTTTTAAAGATGGCAATACCTGATTTTTAAAGAGGAGGAAACTTGAGACCAAAGGCACATTTACCACAGAAATTAGATGATGGATAAATAAGTTTCATAGGGTTTGTATTGAGTAAAAAACTACTAGGAGAAGAATTTACTAAAGTATCCAGCAGTAAAACCATAGCCTTAAAAAGCAATTTACAAAGCAAAATAGTATTTGCAACATTTAAACAACAATCAAATCTGTCAAACATCAACCAAATGCAGCCAAAGTTCAAGGAATATGGATGCTTAAACAGAGTAAACAGAAAATAGCATCCCATTCATTTCCTAGAATATTCATTGTCAAAGATGTCTAAATCCTTTTCATGCTGTCAAAgaatacacacacatatatatgactTCAGTAAGATTTTGCAAGGAAAAGATCagttattttatataaaacaCTAATCTATCAGCTCAAGCTAGTAGCCTGCAACCAGATAATGAAATGAAGGCTGACATAACATCAAATGCCTTACTATTGAAGAAATATATTCATCAAGTGTCTTTTTGTACTTGTCATAAAGCTGTTCGGAATAATCGTGAGGCGCCTTTTGATTGCACATATTGTAGATTGTTCTGTAATAGTTGCAATTAAGGAAGATGATGAGAATAAAGAGTACAagatgattaaaaataataataaagcggCTGAAAGGAAATTCAACAAAACAGAAATGAAGTAATTGAGGATACGTGTAAAGCGTCATATATTCTCTCGAGGTAAATGGAGTTTCTTTCTCTCCTGCCAAAATTCTCTTCAGCTTTTCGATCCCCTTCTCCATCTCTCCCCATCCTTGATCGAATTCAATATTCTCGCACCCCATTTAGTAAAAATCAGGAGCTAAGATATCTTCAAATTTAAATCTACAAAACcgcataacaaaaaaaaaaaaaaattcaaaacgtCAAACATCAAACGAGCAAAACAAAAAAACTCGATCACTATAAATAAATCAAACAGGTGATGCAGGTCAACACTGGCCAAAAATCATAACAACATGCAAAAAAGCATAATATTCTAAACAGTGACACATCGTACGTCATGGTAATTTTCgaataaacaaaataaacgacTTCAAAGCAAACATGAAAAAAGAACGgcgaaattataaaattaccgatCACATAAATAAACATGCAACGAATCAATGCAGTTATTGATCAATGTAAAcaataatgaataataaataataataataactgaaaaataaaataaaatagaacggAAAACACGTAAAGTAGAGATGCTGTTGGAAACGAGAGAGTTTCCAGTAAAAACGCTATTTGCTAAAGAAGAGAATAATCGGAGAAGAGAATGGCGACACGAATGGTTAAAAAGGTAGTGAAAATACGAGGGAAATGAAAatataagagagagagagagggagggcGGATTTTCTGGCTTGCCagatgtttttttttgtttgttgtgGCATTAAATAAATTAAGACGGGAAACTAATGTGTCGAGTAAGATTAGGATTTTGGTTTCCACATGAAAAATaaagagggttttttttttctttcaatgtaAGTAAACGGGAAGAAACCAAGAAATTCGCAAGATGGATTTTTTTTGGTGATAATAAGACAAAACTAATTAATTACATAAcaatattttgaaaagaaaaaccgtCTTTAGacttatatatattgataaaaaccATCGTGCAGAGATTCAAAAACTTGCAAGTCATCTTTTCTGGCCAAGGCTTGTTTAGCTAGGCAATTTGCAGCTTGATTCTATTCTCTCGGAATGTACTGAAATGACCACTGGCCTTCTTAAGATAAATTACTTTGAATACACCTAATTAAAGTAGAGTTCGAATCGGTTGAAGTACTTCCAAGAATGGTTTTAACAATTTCCAAACTGTTAGATTGAATGATAACTTGGTCATGACCTCTACGTTGAATAAGCTTGAGGCCCTCAAGAATGCCCCAAGTTCAATATCAAAGATCGAACATTTTCATACATGTCAATGATATCCAAAGATCCGGTTTCCATGTTCATCACGTACAACTCCCCCAGTGGTAGCATTTTTGGACTCCAATTGCACTGCACCGTCAGTATTCAGATGGACCCGATCCCTAGTAATTCGTTCTCCAAGGGAAAGTTCAGAACAACCAATCAATACGTCTAGAGACGCTGTGAAGAAATGTTTTGCCCAACTGTATGAAGCTTGAACTATCTCTCTCGAGCTCCAGGATCTGCCTTGAAAGATAATTAAGTTACAGTTTTTCCATATGTGCCAAGTGAGTATCCCAAAAAGACATGCCCAACTGGCTCCTCCCTCTTGAATCGTACTAGTATCCTGCACAATAAAAAGAAGTCAATCTTGTGTACTGTTAGAGAAAAATTTGTAAGGTGATTACTTGGGATGACCTTCTTAGCTGCTATACAATCCCTTAGAATATGCAGAATGTCTTTCGAGTGATAACCACAAATAGGACAAGAGAGATCAGCCGCTAACCCCCTTTTGACCTTTTCCAAATTACTAAGGAGTCTTCCTTGTAAAGCAGTCCAAATAAAGAATCGGACCCTTTACACTCCTGGAATCTTCCAAACACTCTTCCATTTCTCATCTTTTAGATTCCAATCACCTTCTTTTAGAACCTTGTAAGCGGTTTTAACAGAAAAGGCTCCTGATGAAGTATGACTCCAGGAAATTTTATCAAGACCTTCAGAATGATGTGGAGAAAGGATTCCCTTAAATGTTGGATCACGTCCTCCGATACCAAACCTAGAATAAATCAAGATTCCACGAACCTTCTTCAGTGGTCATCTCATTAAGAAAACAATCAGAATCGAGATTAACATTAGTAGGAATATGTCTAAGTAGAGGCCCTATACTAGGGATCCAATTGTCCCTCCAACAGTGAATTTTATTGTCATCTCCAACAGGCCAAAATAAATTCTCTCGAAGAAGCGCCCAAATTTTGGAAAGAGATCTCCAAAGAAAAGAACTCTTATCCTGAGCAATGCAAACCGCTAGATCCTCCCTCATTTGGTATTATTCGAAGATGGATTTCAACCTAGTGTTTTGTTtggatttaattttaatatatttgcttttttttcttgttattaattaagggtctgtttgattgtgGGATTTGATTTTCCGAaaattattttccaacttttccagtgtttgtttggcagaaaacatttttcatttggaaaatcaactCCAAAACACGGGAAAATGCCTTACAATTTTTGGGAAATTGTCTTACCGTTTCAATTTCTGTAAGATATTTTCCTAAAGCTCTCAGGCATTCTTCTCCCTTCATCCATTCTTCTCCCTTCATCCAGTAAGCTCCCTTCATCCATTCTTCTCCCTTCCTTCATTCCTTCAAATTTCCGTGAGAAAACGTCGACAACCGATTTTCCAGTAATCCCCCACTCTCCTCGCTATCGATTATCTCTGTGGTTTTTCATTTCCTCGATTCCCTCCTCTCCTGATCAGGTAACCTTCACTTTTTTGCTATTCGGGTTTGGCTTTAAATGGTAACCATGAAAGAGAGCGGGAATCGACACAGCTTCCTTTGCTACTTCTCTATTTAAAGCCTCCTATAAGGTGTTATTTCTCTATTTTAGTGCCTATtatccttttattatttttgctctCTCTTTGTTTTTGAGATCTGTGTGTTTCTTCAAGCTTATTGAAAGCTTCATTTTGGTTTAGAACTGGAAACCGCTGCTGGTACGTTGCAATTCTATTTTTCGACGGTTACTtcgtttatttttcatttcattttggcTTTTATGCTCCGTTTCTCGTTTCTGCtctgcttttttctttttctttatgtgGTTGTTTCTACTTTTTGTAAGTTGTAACGTGGCTATAGCACAGAATCAGAGatgcattatttttaatttcttagatTTGtctgatataatttttttttctggtGAGAAATCATCTGGCACTTATCTTAAGCTGAAATCACTTTTTTTATTAGCCTTGGTTAGTTTTGCTTTTGTGTTTTCTCACTTTAGAAGATTTCAAGAGGTAGTAGTTGTAGATCTGTGTTTGTAAGCTATAAATTTAATTGATTCTAAATGTTTTTCCTAAAAGTAAACGATCAGCTGTGGAATCACCGCGCGAGAGACTCTGCTACGAAATCATCTTTAAAACAAAAGTTATTTTACGATTATTTTTCCAAACAGAGTAAAAGAATCAATTAGTAGAattcttattttctttccttttttctttggtAGTTTTCTTTTGGGATTTTGAGAGTTTTATGTTGAATTGTTTTGTTATTGTTAAATTTGGCGATACTCTGCTGCTAAAGTGCTAAGAAAACCTTCAGTTTTCAAAGCAGAAAAACTCCATGTCAAATGCAAAACTTAGGCAGTTTTCTGAAATCGAAACGGCTTTTACCCATTATGTGGTGACAATTTTGTTTTCGCTGCATGGTTATACAAGCATTTGATTGGTTAAGTTATATAATCGATAACAcgagagaaaaatcaaagaagaaatgCAACAAATCAATGAAATTTCTACAATCATTGTTTATTATTGCTATTTAAATCTTATTCAAGAATTGTTTATTATTGCTAACACTATTTGTAACTCACAGTGATGACTCCACCAATTGAGACTACAGTCAAGTCCTCTAACTCTCATTGCGCTCCACATCCTCCTTTGAATGAAAGGATCCTTTTGTCAATGACCAGGAGGTCCGTCGCTGCTCACCCATGGCATGATCTTGAAATTGGTATCCAATGTCAACTTTAGTTGTGTATAGTTTCTTCCGGGCTTCATATTggtttttttgtaaatataacaATTTACTACTtttttcctactatttttaatcTATATTACAGGACCTGGAGCTCCTACGGTTTTTTAACTACGTAAGTATGCTATACTTTATCTTCTTCCCGGTTATTACATATTAAATAACATATCTGGGATGGGATAAAATGCTCTAGACATTACTGC is a window of Gossypium hirsutum isolate 1008001.06 chromosome D08, Gossypium_hirsutum_v2.1, whole genome shotgun sequence DNA encoding:
- the LOC107910210 gene encoding DNA-directed RNA polymerases II, IV and V subunit 3 produces the protein MQSCKVAVSICAFGGGDDLYQPIGMSEASLKKVCYVQDFLLLQNGRIDYGEFVAMVLIFSLLADCTADPEYDDFIKCRAMILFFDIDPNTQQVVVVDPEAYTYDDEVLKKAEAMGKPGLVEIYAKEDSFIFTVESTGAIKASQLVLNAIEILKQKLDAVRLSEDTVEADDQFGELGAHMQGG